A genome region from Bacteroides stercoris ATCC 43183 includes the following:
- the carB gene encoding carbamoyl-phosphate synthase (glutamine-hydrolyzing) large subunit produces MKENNIKKVLLLGSGALKIGEAGEFDYSGSQALKALKEEGIHTVLINPNIATVQTSEGVADRIYFLPVTPYFVEKVIEKERPDGIMLAFGGQTALNCGVELYKEGVFGKYGVEVLGTPVQAIIDTEDREIFVQKLNEINVKTIRSEAVENAADARRAAAELGYPVIVRAAYALGGLGSGFCDNEDELNVLVEKAFSFSPQVLVEKSLRGWKEVEYEVVRDRFDNCITVCNMENFDPLGIHTGESIVIAPSQTLSNTDYHKLRELAIRIIRHIGIVGECNVQYAYDPESEDYRVIEVNARLSRSSALASKATGYPLAFVAAKLGLGYGLFELKNSVTKTTGAFFEPALDYVVCKIPRWDLGKFHGVDKELGSSMKSVGEVMAIGRTFEEAIQKGLRMIGQGMHGFVENRELVIPDIDKALREPTDKRIFVISKAFRAGYTVDQVHALTKIDRWFLEKLMNIMDTSRALHEYSEKVQDEPEAAQGERMLHSLLNDKAARELLHKAKIQGFSDFQIARAFGLERYMDGEDAILAIRALRKHAGILPVVKQIDTLAAEYPARTNYLYLTYSGIAHDVHYLGDRKSIVVLGSGAYRIGSSVEFDWCGVQALNTIRKEGYRSVMINYNPETVSTDYDMCDRLYFDELTFERVMDILELENPHGVIVSTGGQIPNNLALRLDAQRVPILGTSARSIDNAEDRDKFSAMLDRIGVDQPEWRALTSLEDINAFVDKVGFPVLVRPSYVLSGAAMNVCSNREELERFLQLAANVSKKHPVVVSQFIEHAKEVEMDAVAQNGEIVAYAISEHIEFAGVHSGDATIQFPPQKLYVETVRRIKRISREIARELNISGPFNIQYLAKDNDIKVIECNLRASRSFPFVSKVLKINFIELATKVMLGIPVQKPDKNLFDLDYVGIKASQFSFNRLQKADPVLGVDMASTGEVGCIGSDTSCAILKAMLSVGYRIPQKNILLSTGTPKQKVDMLSAARMLQKKGYKLFATGGSSKFLTENGVENTRVYWPSEPDMHPQALEMLHRKEIDMVVNIPKNLTAGELDNGYRIRRAAIDLNIPLITNARLASAFINAFCTMTPDDLAIRAWDEYK; encoded by the coding sequence ATGAAAGAGAACAATATAAAGAAAGTCCTGCTGCTGGGGTCCGGCGCACTGAAAATAGGTGAGGCGGGAGAGTTTGACTACTCCGGTTCGCAGGCGCTCAAGGCATTGAAGGAAGAAGGTATCCACACCGTCCTCATCAATCCGAACATTGCCACGGTGCAGACCTCGGAAGGCGTTGCCGACCGGATTTACTTCCTGCCCGTAACCCCTTACTTCGTGGAGAAGGTTATCGAAAAGGAACGTCCCGACGGCATTATGCTCGCCTTTGGCGGACAAACGGCTTTGAACTGTGGTGTGGAGCTTTACAAGGAAGGTGTTTTCGGAAAATACGGTGTCGAGGTGCTCGGTACGCCCGTACAGGCCATTATAGATACGGAAGACCGCGAGATATTCGTACAGAAGCTGAACGAAATCAATGTAAAGACCATCCGGAGCGAGGCTGTGGAGAATGCTGCGGATGCCCGCCGCGCCGCTGCGGAACTGGGCTATCCGGTTATCGTCCGTGCCGCCTACGCGCTTGGCGGGTTAGGGTCGGGCTTCTGCGACAACGAAGACGAGCTGAACGTACTGGTGGAAAAGGCTTTCTCTTTCTCCCCGCAAGTGCTGGTGGAGAAATCCCTGCGCGGCTGGAAAGAGGTGGAGTACGAAGTGGTACGCGACCGTTTCGACAACTGCATCACGGTGTGCAACATGGAGAACTTCGACCCGCTGGGCATCCACACCGGAGAGTCTATCGTGATTGCTCCGTCGCAGACACTGAGCAATACGGATTATCATAAACTGCGAGAACTGGCTATCCGCATCATCCGCCACATCGGCATTGTGGGCGAGTGCAACGTGCAGTATGCCTACGACCCCGAAAGCGAGGACTACCGCGTTATCGAGGTAAACGCCCGCTTGAGCCGTTCGTCTGCACTTGCCTCTAAGGCAACGGGTTATCCGCTGGCATTCGTTGCTGCCAAATTAGGATTGGGCTACGGCCTTTTCGAATTGAAGAACTCCGTAACCAAGACCACCGGCGCATTCTTCGAGCCGGCACTGGACTATGTGGTCTGCAAGATTCCCCGTTGGGATTTGGGCAAGTTTCATGGCGTAGATAAGGAATTGGGTTCGAGCATGAAGTCCGTGGGCGAGGTCATGGCTATCGGACGTACTTTTGAAGAAGCCATTCAGAAGGGGTTGCGCATGATAGGACAGGGGATGCACGGATTCGTGGAGAACAGGGAGCTTGTTATCCCCGACATAGACAAGGCGCTGCGCGAGCCTACCGACAAGCGTATCTTCGTTATCTCCAAGGCCTTCCGTGCCGGATATACCGTAGACCAGGTGCACGCGCTGACAAAGATAGACCGCTGGTTCCTTGAAAAGCTGATGAATATAATGGACACCAGCAGGGCGCTGCACGAATATTCGGAAAAGGTGCAGGATGAACCGGAAGCCGCACAAGGTGAAAGGATGCTTCACTCCCTCCTGAATGACAAAGCCGCGCGGGAACTGTTGCACAAGGCCAAGATACAGGGTTTCTCCGATTTCCAGATAGCCCGCGCTTTCGGCCTAGAACGGTATATGGACGGTGAGGACGCCATCCTTGCCATACGTGCCCTGCGCAAGCATGCAGGTATTCTGCCCGTAGTGAAACAAATAGACACCCTTGCTGCCGAATATCCCGCCCGTACCAACTATCTGTACCTGACGTACAGCGGCATCGCCCACGACGTGCATTACCTGGGCGACCGTAAATCCATCGTCGTACTCGGTTCGGGTGCGTACCGCATCGGTTCCTCGGTGGAGTTCGACTGGTGCGGCGTGCAGGCATTGAACACCATCCGCAAGGAAGGCTACCGCAGCGTCATGATCAACTACAACCCCGAAACCGTATCTACGGACTATGACATGTGCGACCGCCTTTATTTCGATGAGCTTACCTTCGAGCGCGTCATGGATATTCTCGAACTGGAGAATCCGCACGGCGTCATCGTATCCACCGGCGGCCAGATACCCAACAACCTCGCCTTGCGTCTCGATGCGCAGCGCGTGCCTATTCTCGGTACGAGCGCCAGGAGCATCGACAACGCCGAAGACCGCGACAAGTTCTCTGCCATGCTGGACCGCATCGGCGTAGACCAGCCCGAATGGCGTGCGCTCACCTCGCTGGAAGATATCAACGCCTTTGTCGATAAGGTAGGCTTCCCGGTGCTGGTTCGTCCCAGCTACGTGCTTTCGGGCGCGGCAATGAACGTCTGCTCCAACCGGGAAGAGCTGGAACGTTTCCTGCAACTGGCGGCAAACGTCTCGAAGAAACATCCGGTGGTGGTGAGCCAGTTCATAGAGCATGCCAAGGAGGTGGAAATGGATGCCGTGGCGCAGAACGGGGAAATCGTTGCCTATGCCATCAGCGAACACATCGAGTTTGCAGGCGTGCACTCCGGCGATGCGACTATCCAGTTCCCGCCGCAGAAACTGTATGTGGAGACGGTGCGCCGCATCAAGCGCATCAGCCGCGAGATAGCCCGCGAGCTGAACATCTCCGGCCCGTTCAATATCCAGTATCTCGCCAAGGACAACGACATCAAGGTAATCGAATGTAATCTGCGTGCGTCGCGTTCATTCCCCTTTGTAAGCAAGGTGCTCAAGATAAACTTTATCGAACTGGCTACGAAAGTAATGCTCGGCATCCCCGTGCAGAAGCCGGACAAGAACCTGTTCGACCTCGATTATGTAGGAATCAAGGCTTCTCAGTTCTCCTTCAACCGCCTGCAAAAGGCAGACCCCGTATTGGGCGTGGATATGGCGTCTACGGGCGAGGTGGGGTGCATAGGCAGTGATACTTCCTGCGCTATTCTTAAAGCGATGCTTTCGGTGGGTTACCGTATTCCGCAGAAGAATATCCTGCTCTCCACCGGTACGCCGAAGCAGAAGGTAGACATGCTTTCCGCAGCCCGCATGCTTCAAAAGAAAGGGTATAAACTGTTTGCTACCGGCGGTTCGAGCAAGTTCCTTACCGAGAACGGGGTGGAGAACACCCGTGTCTACTGGCCGAGCGAGCCCGACATGCACCCGCAGGCGCTCGAAATGCTGCACAGAAAAGAGATAGATATGGTGGTGAACATTCCGAAGAACCTCACCGCGGGCGAGTTGGACAACGGTTACAGAATACGCCGCGCCGCTATCGACCTTAATATTCCGCTGATAACGAATGCACGTCTGGCAAGTGCGTTTATCAATGCCTTCTGCACCATGACACCGGACGATTTGGCTATCAGGGCTTGGGACGAATATAAGTAA
- a CDS encoding fimbrillin family protein codes for MFYQKHFPCFAAGKPRYTVPQNILSTKKRIFLVAVPLMNQTSASDNSLVKLRFHHTLTRIAIYVKSDDNTTGKQITAFSIRGMKNGILTCHIPEDSKDKGFGWSYPAPAETETFTATATRFDIPDNTATPKELLATFYLLPYGTESVFNLTYTYQAYNSDNTDITQTIILSNQTLPSTEMWTEGASISYTLGISRKKVTVTAGSLPTWNTGSTETVSETVVIN; via the coding sequence ATGTTTTATCAGAAGCATTTTCCCTGTTTTGCTGCCGGTAAGCCCCGTTATACCGTCCCCCAAAACATCCTTTCCACGAAAAAGCGCATTTTTTTAGTCGCCGTCCCGCTGATGAACCAGACTTCCGCTTCGGACAACAGCCTGGTGAAGTTACGCTTCCACCATACCCTGACCCGGATTGCCATCTACGTAAAAAGCGACGACAACACGACCGGAAAGCAAATCACGGCATTCTCCATCCGCGGAATGAAAAACGGTATCCTCACCTGCCATATCCCGGAAGACAGTAAAGACAAAGGATTCGGCTGGAGTTATCCCGCCCCCGCCGAAACGGAAACATTCACCGCCACCGCTACCCGTTTCGATATTCCGGATAACACCGCAACCCCCAAGGAACTGCTCGCAACCTTCTATCTGCTGCCTTACGGAACAGAGAGTGTCTTCAACCTCACCTACACCTACCAAGCCTATAATTCCGATAATACGGACATCACCCAGACTATCATCCTGAGCAACCAGACACTGCCATCGACTGAAATGTGGACGGAAGGAGCTTCCATAAGTTATACCCTCGGCATCTCCCGGAAGAAAGTCACCGTAACAGCAGGCAGCCTTCCGACATGGAACACAGGAAGTACTGAAACGGTAAGCGAAACGGTTGTGATAAACTAA
- a CDS encoding TolC family protein, giving the protein MKKTTFILAALLSAACISAQETLTLEQCREMALKYNKEMAAAARQTESARYTAKSYKGNFFPNFSLSGTGIYSTSDGSLGIAGGNLPTFQPDATGQFLPNKGFAYFPGIDLNYKIGMVYMGGIQVEQPLYMGGKIRAAYKMSLLGKEMAQLSETLTASEVIVKTEQAYAQVIKAKEMKKVADKYSAVLTELMKNVESAHKHGLKPQNDVLKVQVKLNESELNIRKADNALRLATMNLCHYIGKPLTADIRTADTFPEVAQDIRLQTADISARPEYAILNQQVAIAKQQVKLNRSELLPKIGVKGSYDYIHGLEISDQDLFDGGSFSVLLNVSVPLFHFGANSNKVRAAKAKLEQARLEQENMNEQMLLELAQSVNNLDEARLESTIAERSLQQAEENMRVSRSQYDVGLETLSDHLEAQALWQQAYETKVDACFRLYLNYITYLKATGTLLK; this is encoded by the coding sequence ATGAAAAAGACAACATTCATCCTCGCCGCCCTGCTCTCCGCTGCCTGCATCTCCGCCCAAGAGACGCTGACACTGGAACAATGCAGGGAAATGGCACTGAAATACAATAAAGAAATGGCAGCTGCCGCCAGACAAACGGAAAGTGCACGCTACACCGCAAAGAGCTATAAGGGCAACTTCTTCCCCAACTTCAGCCTCAGCGGTACGGGTATCTACAGTACATCAGACGGCAGCCTCGGCATAGCCGGCGGCAACCTGCCTACTTTCCAGCCCGATGCCACAGGGCAATTCCTTCCCAACAAGGGGTTCGCCTACTTCCCCGGAATAGACCTGAACTACAAGATAGGCATGGTATATATGGGCGGCATACAAGTGGAACAGCCGCTCTACATGGGCGGTAAAATCCGTGCGGCATACAAAATGTCCCTGCTGGGTAAGGAAATGGCACAGTTGAGCGAAACGCTTACAGCCTCGGAAGTCATTGTAAAGACAGAGCAGGCATACGCACAAGTCATCAAAGCCAAAGAGATGAAGAAAGTGGCCGACAAATACAGTGCCGTGCTCACGGAACTGATGAAAAACGTGGAAAGCGCCCATAAACACGGACTCAAACCCCAGAACGACGTGCTGAAAGTGCAGGTAAAGCTGAACGAAAGCGAACTCAACATCCGCAAGGCCGACAATGCGCTGCGCCTGGCCACCATGAACCTCTGCCACTACATCGGCAAACCGCTGACGGCAGATATACGCACTGCCGATACTTTTCCCGAAGTGGCACAGGACATCCGGCTGCAAACAGCCGACATCTCCGCCCGCCCCGAATATGCCATACTGAACCAGCAAGTGGCCATCGCCAAGCAGCAGGTGAAGCTGAACCGCAGCGAACTCCTGCCCAAAATCGGTGTGAAAGGTTCGTACGACTACATCCACGGCTTGGAAATCAGCGACCAGGACCTGTTCGACGGCGGCAGCTTCTCTGTGCTTCTGAACGTAAGCGTACCGCTCTTCCATTTCGGTGCAAACAGCAATAAAGTACGTGCAGCCAAAGCCAAACTGGAGCAGGCGCGCCTCGAACAGGAGAACATGAACGAACAGATGCTGCTTGAACTGGCACAGTCCGTCAACAACCTCGACGAAGCCCGGCTGGAAAGCACCATTGCCGAACGCTCCCTGCAACAGGCGGAAGAAAACATGAGAGTGAGCCGCAGCCAATACGACGTGGGACTGGAAACCCTGTCCGACCACCTGGAAGCGCAAGCTCTGTGGCAGCAGGCGTACGAAACCAAAGTCGACGCATGCTTTCGACTGTACCTGAATTACATCACTTATTTAAAGGCAACGGGAACGCTGCTGAAATGA